The Haloferax sp. Atlit-12N region GGCGGCTGCAAACCGCCCAAACTGCGCTCTCACTGAGTCTCAGGTTCGTCTTCGTCGGCTCAGGGTCGGTCGGCCGCGATTCGTTCGACGCTGCCGGCGAGTACGTCGACGGCGATGCCGATGGTCGTCTCGTCGACGTCGAACATCCGGGTGTGGTGGCCGCCGGGGTGGTCGGTGCCGACGCCGACGTAGGCCGCGAGGCCGCCGCGGTCCTGGACGTACTGCATGAGGTAGGTCGCGTCCTCGCTGCCGCCGAGGTCGTCGCTTTCGAGAATCGAGGTGACGCCTTCGACCCCTTCGCTCACGCCGCCGACGATGGTCGCGAGCGCGTCGTCGCTCCGGGCGCTCGGGGCCTTCCCCTCGACCCCGATTTCGACCTCGCAGTCGTGCATCGCGGCGGCCGACTCGATGACGGTGTGGGCGCGGTCTTCCATGTACTCCATGAGTTCCGTCGTCGCGCCGCGCACCTCGCCTTCGATGAACGCCTCTTCGGCGACGATGTTCGTGGCCGTGCCGCCGCCCATCAGGCCGACGTTGACGCGGGTCGGTCCGTCGGAGTGCCGGGAGATACCGTAGAGGCTCTGCGTGGCCGCCGCGGCCGCGAGGTTCGCGTTCTTTCCCTCCTCGGGCTTCGCGCCCGCGTGGGCCGGCGCGCCGGTGAACTCGGCGCGGAAGTGCGACACCGCGAGGAAGCCGCCGACGCCGCAGACGACCTCGCCGGTCGGGTGGTCGAGACCGACGTGAAGCGCGAGCAGGTAGTCAACGTCGTCGAGGTGGCCGCTCTCGGCGACGGCCTTCCCGCCGGCGACCTGTTCTTCGCTCGGCTGGAAGAACACCTTGAACGTCCCCTCGAAGTCGGAGTCGAGGACGGCGTCGAGGACGCCGATACCGATTGTCGCGTGGGCGTCGTGGCCGCAGGCGTGCATGAAGCCCTCGTTCTCGGAGCGGAAGCCCTCGGCGGCCGGGAGGTGGTCGCCGTCCTCGGACTCGGTGATGGGGAGCGCGTCGATGTCGACGCGGAGCCCGACGGTCGGACCCTCGCCGCGCTCGACGACCGCGACCGCGCCGGTGTAGCCGCCGGCGAGGCGGTCGAGGACGTCTTCGCGCGCACCGGCCTCGCGGGCCCGCTCGAACCACGCGTCGAGTTCGGCGTCGTCGGGGACGGCCATGCGCTCGTCGGCGTCGAGTATCTCCGGGCCGACGTAGAGCGCGTCGAGGTCGCGCGTCTCCAGTTCGTCGACGAGGCGGGCGGTGGTGTAGAACTCGCGCCACGCGGGTTCGGGGTGGCGGTGCAGGTCGCGGCGAAGCGAGACGAGGTCGTCCATCGTCGCTCGGTGGCTCATGTCCGGACTCTTTTCTCCCGGCGATGATAAACGCTCCCGACGGTTCGTGGCCGAGAAACTCAAGTTTGGAAGAAATAGTTGGAGGAAATTCGTTCCTATTATATATCACAGTCAATCTCTGACAAACGATGCCAGAAGAACCGGACATCGAGCTCAGTTTCCGTGGCGGGCGCCTCGTGAGCGCTCTGCCCATCGCCCTGTTCATCGCGTGGGCGATTTTCCAGAGTGGTATCCTCGGTATCGGCGATACGACCGGCCTCGTCGCGGGGATGCTGACAGGACTTATCGCGGGACTTCTGTTCGTCCGGGGGGACTGGAAGGACTACGCGGACGTCATCTTCGCCGGCATGACCCGTCGGGTCGCCGCGACGGCGGTCGTCGCGTGGCTCTGGGCGGGCATGTTCGCAGAGACCATTCAGGTCGGTGGCTTCGTGGACGGCCTCGTCTGGGCGGCCACGGTCCTGAACGTCGGTCCGGGGCTGTTTCCGGCCGTGACGTTCCTGCTCGCGGCGCTGTTGGCGACCGGTATCGGCACCGGCTACGGCACCGCAATCGCCTTCACGAGTCTCGTCTTCCCGGCGGGACTGCTCCTCGGCGCGAACCCCGTGTTGCTGTTCGGCGCGATTCTCTCCGGCGCGGTGTTCGGGGACAACCTCGCGCCCGTCAGCGACACCACCATCGTCTCCGCGGTCACGCAGGACGCCGACATCGGCGGTGTCGTCGCGTCCCGCGTGAAGTACGCCGTCGTCGCGGCGGCGCTCGCAATCGCGGCGTATCTCGTCGCCGGCTTCGGTATCCCCGGCGTCTGGGGCGGTATGCCGCACATCGACGTGGCCGGTGAGGTCTCCGCGTCGGTGTCGCCGTGGGGGCTCGTCCACCTGCTCGACATCGCCCTCGTCATCGTCCTCGCCGTCCGCGGCCGACACATCATCGAAGCCGTCTCGTGGGGGCTGCTCCTCGCGGCGGCGTTCAACGTCGCGCTCGGCGCGGCGAACCTCGTGGACGTTTCGGCCGGGAGCATGCTCCTGTTCAGCGCGCCGCAGAACGGCCTGACGCAGGCGGTCGAGGCGCTTCCGCTCCTCGGCGCCGTCGTCGAGACCGTCCCCGCGGGACAGGTCGGCGTCGGCGGGAGCGTCTACTCCGGCGCGGCCGGCTTCTTCCCGCTTATCGTCCTGACGCTCTTGCTCGTCGCTGGCGCGGAAATCATGCGCGCCGGCGGCGGCTTCGACGCGATTCAGGAACTCGTTATCGACCGCGTCGCCACGACGGTCCGCCGCGCGGAGACCACGATGGTCGTCGGGACGGCGCTCGTCAACGCGACGGTCACCATCAACACGGCGGCCGAAATCGCCATCGCGCCCTACATCGCCACGCTCGGCAAGCGCTTCAACATCAACGGCTACCGCCGTGCCAACATCCTTGACGCCAACACCTCGGCGCTCGGGTACATCTTCCCGTGGGGCGGCGGCCTGCTCGCCGGCTACGGGGCCATGCAGGGCCTCGTCGGCGGCGAGGCGACGCCGTGGTTCACGGCCGAGATGCTCGTGAACCCCGCGTCGGTCTTCCCCTACGTGTTCCACGGCTGGTTCCTCGTGGCGGTGTTCCTGTTCGCCGCGTGGACCGGCTACGGCCGCGAGTACGTCTCTGACCGCACGAGTGAGGAGGTGAGCCGCGTATGAGCCGCCTCGGCAAGCTCTTGGCCGGCTGGACGTTCCGTACCGCGACGCCGACGTTCGAACCCGGCGAGGCCATCACGGCCTACGTCAGCGAGCGCAACGGCGACGGGCTCACCGTCCGCATCGGCGACTCGGTCATCCGGGTCGAAGACGGCGAGGACGCGGCCGTCGAGGACAAGATTCGGCTTGAGGTCACGTCGTTCGACGCGACCAACCACGTCGGTACCGGCGAGGTGGTCGAAGTCCTCGGACCGGACGCCTGAGCGGTCGAAAAAAACGACAAAAAGCGCAGACCCGCGTCTTCTTTCGCGCTCCGTGACTGCCGTCAGCGACGGTGACCGAGCGGTTTCTTCTGTTCGACTTCGATTTCGAGGTGGACGCTGTCGGGGAACTCCTTGAGACCGACCTCGCGGGCGATCTGGTCCGCGCCGTGGATTTCGAGCCGACGGGTGTACACGGGGTAGGACCACGACGAGAACTGGTCGCCGGGCTGGAGCGTCCGGTACTGCGGGACGCTCACCTGCTTCGGCTGGTCGGAGTGGGGGCCGCGGCACTCCGCGCCCTTCCGCTCGACGAACTGCTTGAGGTCGTCGACCACTCGGTCGAGGACCGCCTTATCACCGCTTTGAAAGGTGAGTTTTGTGACGAAGGCCATAGCTGGGTACTACTCCTTGTTGCACGCTCCGACGGTAAAAGCGCATCTACACGAACCGGGGACTCCGGGCTTCCGCCACCCGAATCCCGAACGAACGACCGTGCGAACGCGCTACAATCTCCGATACCCTCTTAAAGGGTGGCACGTTTATTTCGGGTAATGGCAGTCGAAGCGGTTAGCGCTGGAGCCATTCTCTTCCGCGACACCCGCGGCCGGAGGGAGTACTTACTCCTGAAGAGCCGTCCCGGGGACTGGGAGTTCCCGAAAGGCGGGGTCGAAGGGGACGAGGAGCTTCAGCAAACGGCAATCAGGGAGGTCAAAGAGGAGGCGGGAATCCAAGATTTCCGCCTCATCGACGGCTTCCGCGAGGACTACAGCTACGTCTTCGAGGCGAACGGTACGACGATTCACAAGACGGTCCACCTCTTTATCGCGCGCTCGTTCGAGGCGTCCGCGGAGCTCTCGACGGAGCACCGCGACCTCCAGTGGCGCGACTACGAGCAGGCCATCAACACCATCACGCAGGACGGCCCCCGCGAGATATTCGAGCGCGCCCACGAGTTCCTCGACGAACTCGCCGAGCGGAACGAGGGCGAACACAAGTACCTGAAGTAGCGTCGGTCGGTTCGGCCGACGCCCGAGACGCGACACCCGCGAGCGACAGCGCCGCGAGTCGGTGCGGGGGCGCAGGCATCGCGGACGGCAACACCCGCGGCGTCGTCTGCGTCGTCGTCGGGCCGAGCGTCGAAGCCGCCCGACCGAAACGCCTTCGACTCCCCGCCGCAACTCCCGGTCGTGAGCGACGCCGCCGACCGCGACCCCGAGTTCGCCTTCGAGCTACGGGTCTGCCGCTGGGCCGAGCGCGCGTGGCACCCCGACGGCCCGCGCCCCGCGTTCGTCGCCCGACAGCTCGGCACCCGAGAGCGCCGCTGGGACACCGTCGTCGTCGAGGTCGACCCCGAGGCGTTCGCCGCCCGGCGCGCCCTTTCGGTTGACGGCTTCGACTCGGACTTACTCCGGGTCGTCCGCCACGCGCCCGCCGAGTGGGCGTGGTACCGAGACGCCATCCCCGAACCCGACTTCCCGTGGCGACACGTCGTGCCGGCGGTCCACCGCGCCGCGGGACTCGGGCTCGTCGAGAAGCGCCGCGGCTCGCGGAACCGCGTCGAGTACCGCCGGACCGCGCCGTACCCCGACTGGGTTGAGCGCGTCGTCGCCATCGAGAACAAGCCTGACCTCGACGCCAGCGCCGCCCGCGCGCTCGCCGACCAGCTCGAACACGACGTGTCGCGGGCGCTCGCCGACGAGGTCTGGGTCGCCACCGAGGTGACAGGGCGACGGGTCGAACCAGCCCTGCTTGAGGACCTCCCGGTGGAAGTCGGCATCCTCGGCATCGACGGCGACTCGGCGGAGGTGCTGTGGCACCCGAGTTCGCTCTCGCCCGACCCGGCGGACGCCCGGCGGCGACTCGTCCTCGCCGAGCGCGCCTACGACCGCGGCTGGCGGAACTACGTAGACACGATGCGGCCCGACTGCCGGCACTTCGAACTCGACCGGCGCGGCCGGGCGCTCGTCCCGCGGTGCGCCGCAAAAGACTGTTATCAGAGCCAGCGCGAGTGCGCCCACTCGTGTCCGTCGTTCGAGCCCGAACCCCCGTCGTGGCGGATGATGGGCTGGCCTATCGAGGGCGGCCCCGGAAAGGGCGTGCGCCGGATTCTGGAGGCGCGGCGCGAACGCGCCAGAGACCGCGCCGAACACGGTAGTGAGAACGCCTAAATTCGAGCCTCTCTGACCGACCGGTATGGAGCGATTCCAGAACACGAGCCTGCCGGACTGGGACTGGTGGGGAAAGCTCTGGCCGACGCCGGGCGAGACGCTTCGGGAACTCGGGCTGTCATCGGGCGACACCGTCGCCGAAATCGGCTGTGGAAACGGCTACTTCGCGCTCCCAGCGGCGCGAATCGTCGCGCCGGCCCCGGTGTACGCGGTTGACCTTGACGACAGACTGATCGCAGAACTCGAACACCTCGCCGACCAGCAGCGCATCGACAACGTGGCGACGGTTCGCGGCGACGCCCGCGAGCTATCGACCCACCTCTCGGACCCCGTCGACGTGGCGCTCTTCGCGAACGCGTTCCACGGGGTCGACGACCGCGACGAGTTCCTGACGGAAGTCGCGTCGGTCCTCGCCGACGACGGCCGGTTCGTCGTCGTCAACTGGCGACCGCTCTCCCGGTCGGAGACGACAGTCGCCGGCGAGCCCCGCGGCCCGCCGACCGACCTACGCCTCGGTCCCGAGGAGACCGCGTCAATCGTCGAGGAGGCGACCGACCTCGCGGTGACGGCGGAAATCGACATCCCGCCGTACCACTACGCGCTGGTGTTCGAGCGGCGAGCGTAGCGGCCGCGGAGACGGGGGATTAGACGACTTCCACGTCGACCTCGTCGCGCTCGACGGCGAGGCGGAACGTGGGGACGGTCCGGTAGACGACCTCGATGACGCCCTTGCGGCGGAGGCTCTGGAGCGCCCGGCGCACGTCGTCCACGTCGGGGTCGATGTCGAACTCGTCTCGGAGTTTGTTGAGGACGCTGACGACGCTCTCGGAGCGCTCGTCGGGGCCGGCGACGACTTCGAAGACGCGGGCTTCGAGCGAGGGGACGCGGATGACGCTCGGGACGGATTCGGCCTCGTCGTCGCCTTCGACGCCGGGTTCGACGCCGACGAGTTCGGCCGCCTCGGCCGTCGCGCGGATGAGGCTGTTGTCGTCGCGGTAGTAGTAGTCTTTCAGCTCGGATTCGAGGTAGCGGTGGACTTCGCTCCCGCTTTCGAGGTCCCAGCGGTTCTGTAACTCCTTGTTCTTCGTCGGCTGGAGCCGGACGATGTCGGCGAGGCGTTCTTTCGCCTCGTCGGAGAGCGTCATATCGGTGGATTCGACGGAGGGGGTATAACGTTGTTCTGGATTCTTCAGCGCGACCGCCGAACGTTAATTATTATCCCTGTCCCTTGCGTCGGCTCGACTATGAGCTGGGACACCCTCCGACTCGACTGGGACGGCGACGTGGCGACCATCACCATCGACCGCCCCGAGCAGATGAACGCGCTCAACGCGGACACCCTCGATGCGCTCGAAGACGCCCTCGACGAGGCCGAAGACGGCGGCGCGCGGGTGGTCGTCCTCACCGGTGCGGGCGAGAAGGCGTTCATCGCGGGCGCGGACATCAGCTACATGAAGGACATCGGGTCGCCCGCCGCGCAGGCGTACGCCGAACAGGGCCACCGCATCGCGACGCGCTTAGAGGAGTTCCCCGCGCCGACCGTCGCAGCTATCAACGGCTACGCCTTCGGCGGCGGCATGGAGTTCGCGCTGGCGTGCGACCTCCGAGTCGCCTCCGAGCGCGCGCTGCTCGGGCAGACCGAAATCGACCTCGGCATCATGCCCGGCTGGGGTGGGAGCGTCCGCCTGCCGGCGCTCGTCGGCGACGAAGTCGCTCGGCGGCTCATCTTCTTCGGCGAGCGCATCGACGCCAGCGACGCTCACGAGTACGGCATCGTCGGCGAAGTCGTCGCCCACGACCAACTCGAATCGCACGTCGAGGAACTCGCCGCCGAACTCGCGTCGAAGCCGCGGCACGCCCTCGCGGGCGCGAAGGCCGCCATCAACATGTCCCACGACGCGCCGCGAGACGCCGCGCTCGATTTCGAGGCCCGCGTCTGGAGCGGCCTGTTCGGCACCCACGACCAGCGCGAGGGGATGGAGGCCTTCCTCGACAAGCGCGACCCCGACTTCGAATAGAACCGACAGAGAACACTCTTCTCCGGCGAATCCGGCTGATTCGCGTCACCGTTTCTCCCGAATAGGCGTGCTAGCACGGCTCCTACAACTGCTAAGACGCTGCATGTATAATGAATAATTGTGCAAGATTCCATCACGCTCGGCCGCGTCGAATCCCTCCTCGAAGACCTGTCGTACCCGGTCTCCCGACGAGACGCCGCGGCCTCCCTCGACGGTGTGACGGTGCTCATGGCCGACGGGAACGTCGACCTCGGTGAGTTAGTCGGGAACTGCCTCACTAGCGAGTTCGCCGACGCAAAAGACCTGTACTACGAACTGAACAACGCGATGCCCATCGAGGCGCTCGGCGAACCGGGGCAGTCCGACGGCGACGCCTGAGTCGCCTGTTCGGCACCGGCTTTTTTCAGCGCTCACCCCCGCGAGCGCGTCGCAATCCTGACGCTTAAGTCCTTCAAGCGGTAGGACGTACTATCATGGAGTTTTGCGACGACTGCGGGTCCCTGATGACGCCGCAAGACGGCGTCTGGGTCTGTCCGAACGGCCACGAGAAAGCGCGCGACAGCGAAAAGGAGAAGTCGATGGTCACGACCGAGGGCCAGGAGTCCAGCGAGGTCGTCGACATGTCGGACGTGGACAACGCCGACATCGGCCCGACGACGAAGACCATCTGTCCGAAGTGCGGCCACGACGTGGCGCGCTACGAGATGAAGCAGATTCGCTCCGCCGACGAGTCCGAGACGCGTTTCTTCACCTGCGTCGAGTGCGACCACAAGTGGCGCGAAGACGACCACTGAGCGACTCGCCTTTTTCAGCCCTCCGTCCGTAACGCGGGGTATGTCCGACGCGCTCGCCCCGCCGACGCTCCCGCCGCTCGATGGGTGGGTCCGCGTCAGCGACGCGACGGACCGCCCGTTCGAACTCGGCCCCGTCAGCGTCGTCGCCCGGACCGTCGTCTACGAGGACGCCGACATCCGCGAGCGCGTGCCGGCGACCGCCGACGGTCCGTGGCGCTTTCTGTTCGCCAGCCGCCTCGAAATCCGACCGCACACGCCGCCGTCGAAGGCGCTGACGAAACTCGTCGGCAAACGCGCGAGCGCCGGGTTCGAATCGCGCCTCGAAGCCCGCGGCTTCTCGGACGTTCGGCGCGTCGAGTCGCGGACGCTCCGGGTGCGAGTCGGTGGTAGCGACGAGACTGCTTCTACCGACGGCGAATCCGGTTCCGCCGGCGCGGAGACCGAAGCCGAGGCCGACGTGGTTCGCTACGCCGCGACCGTCGAACTCGCCGGGGTCGAACTCGCGGCCGACGCCTACCTCGCGGTGACGCCGGTCGACGGCGAGTTCCTCCTGACCGGCGGCGCGTACCCCCGCGAGGTCCGCGGCGGCGACGCGGAGACGGCTGCTGCGCTCCGCGAGGCAATCGAACCGGAGCGGTTCAGAGAAGAGCTATTTCGCGTAATTCGCCGCGTCGGGTGAGGGGACGCGAACGGGCCGAAGAGCGTGGCCCGAGTGCGTCGGTCTCGCTCACTCGTTGCGGGCGAAGACGAGGTAGCCGGTGTGGCCGACGCCAGCGGTCGAGGGGCGCGACCCGCGGTCGTTGAAGTCCATGTGTCGCTGAATCGTCTCGAACGTCTCCACGTCCGAGAGGCCAACCTCTCTTGCGGCTTCGACGGCCGCGCGCGTGCCCTCAACGAACGGGGAGTAGACGGCGACGTAGCCGCCGGTCACGAGCAGATCGGGCGCGTGGCGGACGACCTCGGGCGCGTTCTCGGTGTCGAGGGTGAGCACGTCGAACTTCGAGTCCGCAAGGTCGTCGACCTCGTCGGTGATGTCGCCGGTGCGAACGTCGACGCGGTCTTCCACGCCGGCGAGTCGCATGTTCTCGCGGGCGACGTCGGCGAACTCGGCGTCGCGTTCGAACGTCGTCACGTCGACGCCGAGGCGACCGAGGTACGCCGAGAGGACGCCCGTGCCGGTGCCCGCGTCGAGGACGCGCTCGCCGGCCGCGACGCCGGTGTGGCCGACGATGAGGCCGATGTCGCGCGGCATCATCGGTGCGCCGGTGCGCTCGAAGTGGTTGAAGAGGTCCGGACCACGCGGCTCGCGGACGAGGAACTCCTCGCCGATGTGGGTTTCGAGCGTCTGGCCGGCTTCCACGTCCTCGGGGACGGTGAGCATCCCGAGGTCGGTGTGCAGCTCGTCGCCGGGCGCCCGGAGGTACTCCCGGTCGCCGTGGACGAGGAGTATCACTCCAGTCGCGAGATGGCCGCGGCGAGGTCGCCGTCTTCGGCCTCCAGCGCTTCGCGGGCCTCGTCCTCGGGGACGCCGGCGCGCTGGGCCACGATGGCCACGTCGTCGGCCGGGATGGCGTCGGCGGCCTCGTCGGATTCGTCGCCGTCACCGCCGTCGTCACCGGCACCGAGTTCGCGCGTCTCGGGCTCGCCGACGATTTGGTAGGTCTCCTGGCCCTGCGCGTCCATGCGCGTGACCTGGGCGTCCGAGAAGACGAGTTCCTCGTCGGCCGTCTTGATGACGACTTCCTCGGCCTCGAGCTCCGTCACGTCGATGCCCATCTGCTTCATCATCTGCTTCATCTTTCGCGGGTTCATCCCGCCGCCTCCAAACATACCCGAAGGGTCGGGGTCGGCGCTCAAAAGCGTGGCGAACGTCGGTGCGCGGCGGCCGGCGCGCGAGCCGACTTCGCGCGCCTATTCGACCCGCGTGCTGACCGCGAGACCGCTGCCGACCGGGAGAACGATGGTCTCGTACCGCGGGTCGGCCCGCACCGCGTCGAGGAACGCCGCGATGCCGCGAGTATCGGCGTCGGCCCCGTCGAGGGCTTCGGCCCGCCCTTCGCTCCAGTCGGTGAGCGCGCCGAAGTCGACCGGGCCGCGCATCACGTTGTCGGCGACGACGACCCCGCCTTCGGTGACGCGGTCCGAGACGAGGTCGAACGCCTCGGCGTAGCGGTGTTTCTGGTGGTCCAGAAGGACGAGGTCGAACTCGCCGTCGACGCCCTCGAACAGGTCGAGCGCGTCGCCTTCGAGGAAGGTCGTCCGGTCGGCGAAACCGGCGCGGTCGAGAAACTCCCGCGCCATGTCGAGTTCGTGGGCGTCGTGTTCCGTCAGGTAGAGTTCGGCGTCGTCGGCCATGCCCTCGGCGAACCACGTCGCGGAGTAGCCGAAGCCGGAGCCGAACTCGAACAGCCGCGTCGCGTCCGCGAGGTGCGCGAGGACGCGGAGCACGCCGCCCGCCTCGGGACCGATGATGGGAAAGCCGTGCTCGTCGGCGTAGGCGGCCATCTCGGACTGCACCGCGTCGTGTTCGGGTGCGGTCGCCGCGAGGAACCGCCGCGTCTCGTCGGTCAGGATGTCCATGGCGAAGCAGGGCGCGCGAGCGACATAAAATCGGTCGCCGCGGCCGCGTTCGCGGGTACTGTCGCGGGTGCTGCCGCGGGCGCTCGTCGTCGCCGCGTTCACAGTCGGCGACGGCGACCGATATCCGCCGACCCGCGTACGCTTAAGTAGGGACAAACCACATCTTCGACCATGTTTGATCCCGACGAGCTCGAAGAGATTCGGGAGGCGAAAGCCGAGTGGGAGGAGGAGACGCTGGGGCCGACGCTCGACCGCTTCGGGGAGCGCAAAGAGGAGTTCACGACCGACACGGGTGGCAACGTCGTTGAACGGCTCTACACCCCCGACGACGCCGACGTGGACTACGACGAGGACGTGGGATTCCCGGGCGAAAAGCCCTACACGCGCGGTGTCTACCCGACGATGCACCGCGGGCGGCTCTGGACGATGCGGCAGTACGCGGGCTTCGGGACGGCCGCCGAGACGAACGAGCGGTTCCGCTACCTCATCGACAACGGCTCGTCGGGGCTGTCGCTCGCGTTCGACCTGCCGACGCAGATGGGCTACGACTCCGACGCGATGATGGCCGCCGGCGAGGTCGGGAAGTCGGGCGTCGCCATCGACAGCCTCCACGACATGGAGACGGTGTTCGACGGCATCGACCTCGGCGAGGTCTCCACGTCGATGACCATCAACGCCCCGGCGGCCGTGCTGCTGGCGATGTACGTCGCCCTCGGCGACAAGCAGGGCGTCCCCCGCGAGGAGCTTCGCGGCACCATCCAGAACGACATCATGAAGGAGTACATCGCGCGGAACCTCTACATCTTCCCGCCGGAGCCGTCGATGCGGCTCATCACGGACATCTTCGAGTTCTGCGCGGCTGAGACGCCGAAGTTCAACACTATCTCCATCTCCGGCTACCACATCCGCGAGGCCGGTTCGACCGCCGCCCAAGAGGTCGCGTTCACCCTTGGCAACGGCATCCAGTACGTGCAGGCCGCGGTCGACGCCGGCCTCGACGTGGACGACTTCGCCCCCCAGTTGTCCTTTTTCTTCAACGCCCACAACAACATCCTCGAAGAGGTGGCGAAGTTCCGCGCCGCCCGGCGGATGTGGGCGAAAATCATGGAAGAGCGCTTCGGCGCGGAGAACCCGAAGTCGATGCAGTTGAAGTTCCACACCCAGACCGGCGGGTCGACGCTCACCGCCCAGCAGGTCGAGAACAACGTCGTCCGGGTCGCCTATCAGGCGCTGGCGGCCGTCCTCGGCGGCACGCAGTCGCTCCACACCAACGGGAAGGACGAGGCGCTGTCGCTGCCGACCGAGAAGTCGGTCCGCACGGCGCTTCGCACCCAGCAGATTCTCGCCCACGAGTCGGGCGCGGCGGACACCATCGACCCGCTGGCGGGCAGTTACTACGTCGAGGCGCTGACCGACGACATCGAAGACGAGGCGTTCGACCTGCTCGACGAGGTTGACGACCGCGGCGGCATGCTCGACGCCGTGAAAAACCAGTGGGTCCAGCGGGAGATTCAGGACGTGGCCTACGAGCGCCAACGCGAGATAGAGGAGGGCGAGCGCGTCATCGTCGGCGTCAACGAGTATCAGGTGGACGAAGAGCCGACCGTCGAGGTCCAAGAGGTCTCCGAGGAAGACGAGAGCAAGCAGGTCGAGTCGCTCGAAGCCCGGAAAGACGACCGCGACGAGGGGGCCGTCGAGGCCGCCTTGGAAGACATCCGCACCGCCGCGAACGGCGACGAGAACCTCCTCCCGCTCATCGTCACGGCGGTCAAGGCCTACGCGACGGTCGGCGAGATATGCGGCGTCCTCCGCGAGGAGTTCGGCGAGTACGAACCCGGTATGGCCTGAGCCGGCCCCGCGAGTCGGGGCGACCAGTGCCGATGGTCGCGTTCCGTCTCCTCCAGTCCGACTGCCCACCCCGTCTCGGCCCGTGCCAACGAGTCACTAATTCTATACTTTCACCCGGATAACGGGTTTTATTATCACCCCCCGAGTGGGGACAATCGAGGCTTATGATGCCGCTTATCGCATTCTAAACCCGTCACACGCCCGGTCGCCGTCTGCCGGCGCGAGGTTCGCGCCACCAGTCGCTCGACGTTCGAGCGGCGGCCGTCGCGTTGCGGGGCTCTTCGACCCGAGAGCCCCCGGTATCGCATCCGATTGTCCACCTCACCAGACGAATGTCACGAAGACGCTCCAGAGACAGTCGTACCGTCTCCGACTATCGCCCCTCGCATCACCGCCCCGCGCCCTCGCTGGCGACGCAGGCCGTCCTGCTTGCCTCGATGGCCGCGGTCGTCGCGGTCGTCACCTACCCCGTGGCGTCGCTCGCGGTCGCCGTCACCGTCGCCGCCATCGTCGCCGTCGCCCGCGTCGTCGTCACCCGGGCCGACCGCTCGATGCTGACGGTCGACGTGCCCGGCGTCCCCGTCGAGGTCACGGTCGCCCGGACCGCCCGCGACTGAGGCCCGACCCGACGCCGTGAATCCCACACCGCACCCATCCCCACGCCCGCTCACGACTCCCGCGCGCCTCCCACGCCGCACGTCTTTCACGGTTTGCTCGCCCCTCGCGTCCCGCTCTTGACGCGCGCTTCCGCGCTCATCTTCGTTCCCCGTTCCCGACTCGTTTCACGGCTGTCCCGTCACTCACCGACTCCGACGAACCGGCCCCGAAGCACCCGAGCGACCGCCACGACGAGCATCGCTTGGAGATAGCCGAAGACGGCGAGCGCCGGGTAGAACATCGCCGTCTCGCGGACGCCGAACTCGTTGGCCGCGAGCGTGTCGAAGAAGAAAGCGGCCACGAGCGCGGGGTAATCGACGACCCAGATTTCTATCGGCACCACGCCGAAGAAGCCGACTGCCCACACGGCCGCGAGTCCGGCGAAGACAGCGACCGTGGCTCGGGTTGTGGCGAGTCGGACGAACCCGCGTGCGAGCCGCCGCGGGTCGCGGGCGACGCGCCGGAACGTCG contains the following coding sequences:
- a CDS encoding enoyl-CoA hydratase/isomerase family protein — protein: MSWDTLRLDWDGDVATITIDRPEQMNALNADTLDALEDALDEAEDGGARVVVLTGAGEKAFIAGADISYMKDIGSPAAQAYAEQGHRIATRLEEFPAPTVAAINGYAFGGGMEFALACDLRVASERALLGQTEIDLGIMPGWGGSVRLPALVGDEVARRLIFFGERIDASDAHEYGIVGEVVAHDQLESHVEELAAELASKPRHALAGAKAAINMSHDAPRDAALDFEARVWSGLFGTHDQREGMEAFLDKRDPDFE
- a CDS encoding transcription factor S, with amino-acid sequence MEFCDDCGSLMTPQDGVWVCPNGHEKARDSEKEKSMVTTEGQESSEVVDMSDVDNADIGPTTKTICPKCGHDVARYEMKQIRSADESETRFFTCVECDHKWREDDH
- a CDS encoding DUF6517 family protein, whose translation is MSDALAPPTLPPLDGWVRVSDATDRPFELGPVSVVARTVVYEDADIRERVPATADGPWRFLFASRLEIRPHTPPSKALTKLVGKRASAGFESRLEARGFSDVRRVESRTLRVRVGGSDETASTDGESGSAGAETEAEADVVRYAATVELAGVELAADAYLAVTPVDGEFLLTGGAYPREVRGGDAETAAALREAIEPERFREELFRVIRRVG
- a CDS encoding tRNA (adenine-N1)-methyltransferase, producing MILLVHGDREYLRAPGDELHTDLGMLTVPEDVEAGQTLETHIGEEFLVREPRGPDLFNHFERTGAPMMPRDIGLIVGHTGVAAGERVLDAGTGTGVLSAYLGRLGVDVTTFERDAEFADVARENMRLAGVEDRVDVRTGDITDEVDDLADSKFDVLTLDTENAPEVVRHAPDLLVTGGYVAVYSPFVEGTRAAVEAAREVGLSDVETFETIQRHMDFNDRGSRPSTAGVGHTGYLVFARNE
- a CDS encoding nascent polypeptide-associated complex protein, whose translation is MFGGGGMNPRKMKQMMKQMGIDVTELEAEEVVIKTADEELVFSDAQVTRMDAQGQETYQIVGEPETRELGAGDDGGDGDESDEAADAIPADDVAIVAQRAGVPEDEAREALEAEDGDLAAAISRLE
- a CDS encoding O-methyltransferase, which produces MDILTDETRRFLAATAPEHDAVQSEMAAYADEHGFPIIGPEAGGVLRVLAHLADATRLFEFGSGFGYSATWFAEGMADDAELYLTEHDAHELDMAREFLDRAGFADRTTFLEGDALDLFEGVDGEFDLVLLDHQKHRYAEAFDLVSDRVTEGGVVVADNVMRGPVDFGALTDWSEGRAEALDGADADTRGIAAFLDAVRADPRYETIVLPVGSGLAVSTRVE
- a CDS encoding methylmalonyl-CoA mutase, whose amino-acid sequence is MFDPDELEEIREAKAEWEEETLGPTLDRFGERKEEFTTDTGGNVVERLYTPDDADVDYDEDVGFPGEKPYTRGVYPTMHRGRLWTMRQYAGFGTAAETNERFRYLIDNGSSGLSLAFDLPTQMGYDSDAMMAAGEVGKSGVAIDSLHDMETVFDGIDLGEVSTSMTINAPAAVLLAMYVALGDKQGVPREELRGTIQNDIMKEYIARNLYIFPPEPSMRLITDIFEFCAAETPKFNTISISGYHIREAGSTAAQEVAFTLGNGIQYVQAAVDAGLDVDDFAPQLSFFFNAHNNILEEVAKFRAARRMWAKIMEERFGAENPKSMQLKFHTQTGGSTLTAQQVENNVVRVAYQALAAVLGGTQSLHTNGKDEALSLPTEKSVRTALRTQQILAHESGAADTIDPLAGSYYVEALTDDIEDEAFDLLDEVDDRGGMLDAVKNQWVQREIQDVAYERQREIEEGERVIVGVNEYQVDEEPTVEVQEVSEEDESKQVESLEARKDDRDEGAVEAALEDIRTAANGDENLLPLIVTAVKAYATVGEICGVLREEFGEYEPGMA